A DNA window from Trypanosoma brucei brucei TREU927 chromosome 10, whole genome shotgun sequence contains the following coding sequences:
- a CDS encoding translation elongation factor 1-beta, putative, giving the protein MSSLKEINGRLSAQPYVSGFTPSKEDARIFSEMFGSNTAVIQWAARMAAYYQAERVQLTKGATASKTSATTKAAAGDDDDIDLFGEATEEELAALEAKKKKDAAAKSSKKVIIAKSSILFDIKPWDDTVDLDGLAQKLHAIKRDGLLWGDHKLVPIAFGVKKLQQLVVIEDDKVSGDDLEEMIMSFGDDVQSMDIVAWNKI; this is encoded by the coding sequence ATGTCATCGCTAAAGGAAATCAACGGTCGCCTGAGCGCACAACCATACGTCTCGGGGTTCACACCGAGTAAAGAAGACGCTCGTATCTTCAGTGAGATGTTTGGTTCTAATACCGCTGTGATTCAATGGGCTGCTCGCATGGCGGCTTATTATCAGGCGGAACGCGTCCAGCTGACGAAAGGAGCAACCGCATCAAAGACGTCCGCGACGACCAAAGCTGCTGccggtgatgatgatgatatcgATCTTTTTGGTGAGGCCACTGAAGAGGAACTTGCGGCCCTGGAGgctaagaagaagaaggatgcTGCAGCAAAGAGCTCCAAGAAGGTGATCATTGCAAAGTCATCAATCCTGTTTGACATCAAGCCGTGGGATGACACAGTGGACTTAGATGGACTCGCACAGAAACTCCACGCAATTAAGAGAGATGGTCTACTGTGGGGTGACCACAAACTGGTGCCCATTGCGTTCGGAGTTAAGAAACTGCAACAGTTGGTTGTCATCGAGGACGATAAGGTATCTGGAGATGACCTGGAAGAGATGATCATGTCTTTCGGGGATGATGTTCAGTCGATGGATATTGTTGCTTGGAACAAGATCTAA